In the genome of Saprospira sp. CCB-QB6, one region contains:
- a CDS encoding TPM domain-containing protein, whose translation MKIPFLSKKPKHFFKPAEEDQLIAAIREAEAKSSGEIRVHVEPRFEGEDAFARALVCFKELEMQKTKLQNGVLFYMAYEQHRFAIVADQGINAVVPPNFWDEIRDNLHTAFQKKQFLEGLKAAILQTGEQLKAHFPHAGDDDQNELSDEISKA comes from the coding sequence ATGAAAATACCATTCTTAAGTAAGAAACCGAAGCATTTTTTTAAGCCCGCAGAGGAGGATCAGCTGATTGCAGCGATCCGAGAGGCAGAAGCCAAAAGCTCTGGCGAAATTCGAGTGCATGTAGAACCCAGGTTTGAGGGGGAGGATGCTTTTGCCCGTGCATTAGTCTGTTTTAAGGAGCTAGAGATGCAAAAAACAAAGCTGCAAAATGGCGTTCTGTTTTATATGGCCTATGAGCAACACCGATTTGCGATTGTGGCCGATCAGGGCATCAATGCAGTAGTGCCTCCCAATTTTTGGGATGAAATTCGGGATAATTTGCATACCGCTTTTCAGAAAAAGCAATTTTTAGAAGGCCTCAAGGCTGCCATTTTGCAAACTGGCGAGCAACTCAAGGCCCATTTTCCACATGCTGGAGATGACGATCAGAACGAATTGTCTGATGAAATCTCTAAGGCTTAG
- the lpxD gene encoding UDP-3-O-(3-hydroxymyristoyl)glucosamine N-acyltransferase → MKSVSAAELAHLLDAKIEGDPSVRVHKPAKIEEGEPGAISFLGNPKYESYLYNCASSIVLVGLDFEPQAPVSATLLRVKDVYASLSFLLQHFQAAQAEAPAAQQISPQAVIDPSAKIEEGAEVGALAYVGPNAVIEAGAKIYPQAYIGADVKIGSGSIIEPGVRILKGCQIGQNCIIHANSVIGSDGFGFAPQADGSYEKIPQLGIVILEDQVEVGANTVIDRATMGQTLIKQGVKLDNLIQIAHNVEIGKHTAVAAQAGIAGSTKVGENCLIGGQVGLVGHIQLAKGTKIQAQSGINKSVKKENQALFGSPALPYNDFLRSQAVFKQLPRLQKEVNALKKALKALQEKED, encoded by the coding sequence ATGAAATCTGTTTCCGCAGCCGAATTGGCCCATTTGCTCGACGCTAAAATTGAAGGTGACCCCAGTGTTCGGGTTCATAAACCCGCCAAAATTGAGGAGGGCGAGCCTGGCGCCATTAGCTTTTTGGGCAATCCAAAATATGAGTCTTATCTCTATAACTGTGCATCCTCTATCGTCTTGGTAGGTCTTGACTTTGAGCCCCAGGCTCCTGTTTCGGCCACTTTGCTCCGCGTTAAGGATGTTTATGCTAGCCTTAGCTTTTTGCTACAGCATTTTCAGGCCGCTCAGGCAGAGGCACCTGCCGCCCAACAGATTTCGCCTCAGGCCGTCATTGATCCTTCGGCAAAGATTGAAGAGGGCGCAGAAGTAGGCGCATTGGCTTATGTAGGGCCCAATGCGGTGATTGAGGCGGGCGCAAAAATTTATCCGCAGGCCTATATTGGAGCGGATGTAAAAATTGGTTCGGGCAGTATTATTGAGCCCGGTGTTCGCATTTTAAAAGGCTGTCAGATTGGACAAAACTGTATCATTCATGCCAACTCAGTAATTGGTTCCGATGGCTTTGGTTTTGCCCCTCAGGCCGATGGCAGCTATGAAAAAATCCCACAATTGGGGATTGTCATTCTAGAAGATCAGGTAGAAGTAGGAGCCAACACGGTGATTGATCGCGCCACCATGGGACAAACCCTAATTAAGCAGGGCGTTAAGTTAGACAACCTCATTCAGATTGCCCATAATGTAGAAATTGGGAAGCATACGGCCGTAGCTGCTCAGGCAGGTATTGCGGGCAGCACCAAAGTGGGCGAAAACTGCTTAATTGGTGGACAGGTGGGGCTAGTTGGCCACATCCAATTGGCCAAAGGCACGAAAATTCAGGCCCAAAGTGGAATCAATAAGAGCGTAAAAAAGGAGAACCAGGCGCTCTTTGGCTCCCCGGCTCTCCCCTACAATGATTTCTTGCGCTCTCAAGCGGTCTTCAAACAGTTGCCCCGCCTCCAAAAAGAGGTCAATGCGCTTAAAAAAGCCCTAAAGGCCCTGCAAGAAAAAGAAGACTAA
- a CDS encoding T9SS type A sorting domain-containing protein, translating into MLKQLLMMALWALPSLALLAQPTLSNSIFPAAGDVFERSTSINSFDPQALAITAASNQAQTWDFTSLRTETFSRDSVEAANRPDFPTADIQQPFFGQALVFINISSTKMEYVAGALGFGNIAFSGLFNDPLEIQRAPLNYGDSYTDSYQLLISEHIDSVPNLRQLIDSLGLPVDPDSIRINLSGNYESEVDAFGTCQLPDSSYTVLRQHTVNYSDVQIEAYFVTPFGSGWQDISSAISGQLPIPLSDTTEQFSFIAEDEGMPVARLTTNKDDQTVEAAEFKGERQVGTAVAPLAVQEFRLYPQPAQEAVYLELDLLQAPYQLYNLQGQLLRTGQWQQGQPISLGQLPAAAYLLRLQDEKGQLYQQILIKG; encoded by the coding sequence ATGCTAAAACAATTACTAATGATGGCCCTCTGGGCCCTGCCTAGCTTGGCCCTTTTGGCCCAGCCGACTCTAAGCAACTCGATTTTTCCCGCTGCTGGCGATGTCTTTGAACGCTCAACCAGTATCAATAGCTTTGATCCCCAAGCGCTAGCCATTACGGCCGCTTCTAACCAAGCGCAAACTTGGGATTTTACCTCTTTGCGGACCGAAACCTTTTCTCGCGATAGCGTAGAGGCCGCCAACCGCCCAGATTTTCCCACAGCCGATATCCAACAGCCCTTTTTTGGCCAAGCACTGGTGTTTATCAATATCAGTAGCACAAAAATGGAATATGTAGCGGGTGCTCTAGGCTTCGGAAATATCGCCTTTTCTGGCCTGTTTAACGACCCGCTCGAAATTCAACGCGCCCCCCTCAATTATGGCGATAGCTATACCGATAGCTATCAGTTACTCATTTCAGAACATATTGATAGCGTTCCCAACCTTCGCCAACTGATTGATTCATTGGGCCTACCCGTCGATCCCGATTCTATCCGCATTAACCTCTCTGGTAACTATGAGTCGGAGGTAGACGCTTTTGGTACTTGCCAATTGCCCGATAGCAGCTATACCGTTTTGCGCCAACATACCGTCAATTACTCGGATGTACAGATTGAGGCCTATTTCGTTACGCCTTTTGGTTCTGGCTGGCAGGATATCAGCAGCGCCATTTCTGGTCAGTTGCCCATCCCCCTCAGCGATACGACCGAGCAGTTTAGCTTTATTGCCGAGGATGAGGGGATGCCTGTGGCTCGATTGACGACCAATAAGGATGACCAAACGGTAGAAGCTGCAGAATTTAAGGGAGAACGACAGGTCGGAACGGCTGTTGCCCCGCTCGCTGTCCAAGAATTTCGCCTTTATCCTCAACCTGCCCAAGAGGCTGTTTATCTGGAGCTCGACCTTTTGCAAGCCCCTTACCAACTCTACAATTTGCAGGGCCAACTCCTCAGAACTGGCCAATGGCAGCAAGGACAGCCCATCTCTTTGGGCCAGTTGCCCGCCGCGGCCTATTTGCTTCGCCTCCAAGATGAAAAAGGCCAATTGTACCAGCAAATTCTAATTAAAGGCTAG
- the tnpA gene encoding IS200/IS605 family transposase, producing MAQSIAHIYLHIIFSTKERTPYLDPKIEPNLYQYIKTICADLDSPLIAIGGNVDHIHLLCSLSKSITLSSLIKTIKSKSSHWIKRQDQSFQNFYWQRGYAAFSVSPYNYQKLILYIKNQKEHHKDYSLQEELKQFNLKL from the coding sequence ATGGCTCAATCAATTGCCCACATTTATTTGCATATCATTTTTAGCACAAAAGAACGAACCCCCTATCTTGATCCTAAGATAGAGCCTAATCTATATCAGTATATAAAAACAATCTGTGCCGATTTAGACTCCCCTCTAATTGCTATTGGAGGAAATGTAGACCATATACACCTCCTTTGTTCTTTATCTAAATCGATTACGTTAAGCAGCTTAATTAAAACTATTAAATCCAAGAGTAGTCATTGGATAAAAAGACAAGATCAAAGCTTTCAAAACTTCTATTGGCAAAGAGGATATGCAGCCTTTTCGGTAAGCCCATATAATTACCAAAAGCTGATTTTATACATCAAAAACCAAAAAGAACATCATAAGGACTATAGCCTACAAGAAGAACTCAAACAATTTAATCTAAAATTATAG
- a CDS encoding type I restriction-modification system subunit M, translated as MNTAVHNKLVSFIWSIADDCLRDIYVRGKYRDVILPMVVLRRLDALLEDSKEAVLEEARFQKEEMALVDWDEHALQEASGYVFYNTSKWTLQLLHERASNSPQLLLANFEEYLLGFSQNVQEIIEKFNLKAQIRHMVNKDVLSEVVEKFVSPTINLTNQDKLDPEGNKLPALTNLGMGYVFEELIRKFNEENNEEAGEHFTPREVIDLMSRLVFLPIKEALPKVMTIYDPACGSGGMLTEAQNFVKDEEGEIRCTDHDVYLFGKEINDETYAICKSDMMIKGNNPENIRSGSTLSTDEFAGLQFDFMLSNPPYGKSWSSEKKYIDGADGTDVRFMVPLKDYWGKEEIVAATPRSSDGQLLFLMEMLSKMKTESPTGSRIASVHNGSSLFTGDAGSGESNIRRYLIEQDYLEAIIQLPNNLFYNTGITTYIWLLSNRKSAERAGKVQLIDASQLYQKLRKNLGDKNCELSQAHIGEILSVYQELATVERQGEEGIAAQVFENQDFGYYKVNIERPQRLRAEFSAEAIESLLYQRGLEVPMRWAYAEFGADVYQQLGQHKKALLAYCEAEGISLSAKQKTALTTAKAWQKGQALYSAAQQLMQAMGEQVYFDFNQFVAAVNGQIKALGLKLSATEKKAIYSAVSTYDAKAEKVIKRRLKLSGQKLANLLAHLGCTLEQLPDFGYYPSGKAGEYLEYESESSLRDSENIPLKEEIHSYFLEEVRPHIAEAWINLDSVKLGYEISFNKYFYRHQPLRSLEEVSQEIRTLEAESDGLIAEILKLV; from the coding sequence ATGAATACAGCTGTTCATAATAAATTGGTGTCCTTTATTTGGTCTATTGCAGATGATTGTTTGCGAGATATTTATGTGCGTGGGAAGTACCGTGATGTGATTTTGCCCATGGTGGTTTTGCGGCGTTTGGATGCTTTGTTGGAAGATAGTAAGGAAGCCGTTTTGGAAGAGGCGCGTTTTCAGAAAGAGGAAATGGCGTTGGTAGATTGGGATGAGCATGCTTTGCAGGAGGCTTCGGGCTATGTTTTTTATAATACGAGTAAGTGGACCTTGCAACTGTTGCATGAGCGGGCAAGTAATAGCCCCCAGTTGTTGTTGGCCAATTTTGAGGAGTACTTGCTGGGCTTTAGCCAAAATGTGCAGGAGATTATTGAGAAGTTTAACCTCAAGGCGCAAATTCGCCATATGGTGAATAAGGATGTGCTTTCGGAGGTGGTGGAGAAGTTTGTATCGCCTACTATTAACCTGACCAATCAGGATAAGCTAGACCCTGAGGGGAATAAGCTGCCCGCTTTGACTAACTTGGGGATGGGCTATGTCTTTGAGGAGTTGATTCGGAAGTTTAATGAGGAAAATAATGAGGAAGCGGGGGAGCATTTTACGCCCAGAGAGGTCATTGATTTAATGAGCCGTTTGGTCTTTTTGCCGATTAAGGAGGCTTTGCCCAAGGTGATGACGATTTATGATCCCGCTTGTGGATCGGGGGGGATGCTGACCGAGGCGCAGAATTTTGTGAAAGATGAGGAGGGGGAAATCCGTTGTACGGATCATGATGTATACCTCTTTGGGAAAGAGATCAATGATGAGACCTATGCGATTTGTAAGTCGGATATGATGATTAAGGGGAATAATCCCGAAAATATCCGCAGTGGCTCTACCTTATCTACCGATGAGTTTGCGGGTTTGCAGTTTGATTTTATGCTCTCTAATCCGCCCTATGGCAAGTCTTGGAGCTCGGAGAAGAAGTATATTGATGGTGCAGATGGCACCGATGTTCGTTTTATGGTGCCGCTCAAAGATTATTGGGGGAAAGAAGAAATTGTGGCGGCTACGCCCCGCTCTTCTGATGGGCAGTTGCTCTTTTTGATGGAAATGTTGAGCAAGATGAAGACCGAAAGTCCTACGGGCTCTCGGATTGCTTCTGTGCATAATGGCTCGAGTTTGTTTACGGGCGATGCGGGCAGCGGAGAGAGTAATATCCGTCGCTATTTGATAGAGCAAGATTATTTGGAGGCGATTATACAGTTGCCCAACAACCTCTTTTACAATACAGGGATCACGACCTATATTTGGTTGTTGAGCAATCGGAAGTCGGCAGAGCGGGCAGGCAAAGTACAGTTGATTGATGCGAGTCAGTTGTATCAGAAGTTGCGCAAGAACTTGGGGGATAAGAACTGTGAGTTATCGCAGGCGCATATTGGGGAGATTCTATCGGTTTATCAGGAGTTGGCGACTGTAGAGCGGCAGGGAGAAGAGGGCATTGCGGCTCAGGTTTTTGAGAACCAGGATTTTGGCTATTATAAGGTCAATATAGAGCGGCCGCAGCGTTTGCGGGCCGAGTTTAGTGCGGAGGCCATTGAAAGTCTGCTTTATCAGCGAGGTTTAGAAGTGCCTATGCGTTGGGCTTATGCCGAATTTGGGGCGGATGTTTATCAGCAGTTGGGGCAGCATAAGAAAGCGCTTTTGGCCTATTGTGAGGCGGAGGGCATTTCTTTGTCGGCCAAGCAAAAAACGGCCTTAACCACCGCCAAGGCTTGGCAAAAAGGGCAGGCCCTTTATAGTGCGGCCCAGCAGTTGATGCAGGCCATGGGGGAGCAGGTCTATTTTGATTTCAATCAGTTTGTAGCAGCCGTAAATGGGCAGATCAAGGCCTTGGGGCTAAAGCTATCGGCCACAGAGAAAAAGGCCATTTATTCGGCAGTAAGTACTTATGATGCCAAGGCCGAAAAGGTCATTAAGCGCCGCTTGAAGTTGAGCGGCCAAAAGCTAGCGAACTTATTGGCTCATTTGGGCTGTACGCTAGAGCAGTTGCCCGACTTTGGCTATTATCCCAGCGGAAAGGCGGGCGAATACTTGGAGTATGAAAGCGAAAGCAGCTTGAGAGATAGCGAAAACATTCCCTTAAAGGAAGAGATTCATAGTTACTTCTTAGAGGAAGTGCGTCCGCATATTGCCGAGGCTTGGATCAATCTGGATAGCGTAAAGCTGGGCTATGAGATTAGCTTCAACAAATATTTTTATCGTCATCAGCCCTTGCGCTCCCTAGAAGAAGTGAGTCAGGAGATCAGAACGCTAGAAGCAGAAAGCGATGGATTGATTGCAGAAATTTTAAAGTTGGTATAA